A section of the Gloeobacter violaceus PCC 7421 genome encodes:
- a CDS encoding efflux RND transporter permease subunit: MRSNISAWSIRNPVPTIVLFLILTLGGLASFGGLGIDLDPNTDLPTVGVTVTQLGAAPTELETQVTRRVEQAVSSIGNIRHIYSTVRDGSSFTRVEFNLGTNLDRATNDTRDAITKIRAQLPQGIDEPVIQRFDDGGWPFIGYTISSDRRAPVELSWLAENRIARELLTVPGVSQVLYFGSKREIRIDLNPVRLKALGITADQVHAQIRALNIDLPGGRGEVGTTEQAIRTLGSAATVENLRSVRIALPDGRHANLESLGTVTDGTADQRWLAYYDSRPAVVFQVVRASGTNLVGVEEAVQAKVKEIQQSLPDDIKLQLLWTTGDFVRESYDASVEAVLLGAGLAVVVIWLFLRDWRATLIAGLAIPLSVIPTFAVMRMAGFTLNNMTMLALALVIGILVDDAIVELENISRHIGMGKSPYQAAVEAADEIGLAVVATTMTIVAVFLPVAFMEGIQGQYFRQFGWTVAAAVLFSLVVARMLTPLMAAYLLKPHTHAPGRSLLTRLYEGVLGWSLAHRRIALLLAGAFFAGSLALIPLLPTSFIGPIDRGQSSLEVELPPGSSIETTRKAMLQLGSLVQGHPAVEHVYARAGSIDSSSTPNTGRLVITLKPRDKRRQTQQQFEAEMRPILNQVPGVRLSFSGWGGKNVQIVLSGDNTVELERAARDLTDQMRGLPELVDVNSTAAILRPEIQVRPLLDRAAEQGVSVAAIARTAQIATLGDSEANLAKFTLPSRQINIRVQLDPTFRTDFDTIGDLQVMGNGGALVPLKSVAQLAMGSGAMQIERYDRARQVTIGANLAPGVNLGPALQKVHELPVLRNLPASVSEKLAGEAENQRDVFNGFGGAIAAAILLIYAVLALLFGGFLHPLTIMMSLPLSLGGALVGLLVFQKSLGLYTLIGIVMLMGLVCKNAILLVEYCLVAMQAGRPRTEAILQAGEARMRPILMTTVAMIAGMLPIALGIGAGSEARSPMAVAVVGGLLTSTALTLVVVPVVFTFVDDLQSWFWRLVQPRTKIAPVPAALEVPPAMATPQE, encoded by the coding sequence ATGCGCTCGAACATCTCCGCCTGGTCGATCCGCAACCCGGTGCCGACGATCGTGCTGTTTTTGATTCTGACTCTGGGCGGGCTCGCTTCGTTTGGCGGCCTGGGGATCGATCTTGACCCGAATACCGACCTGCCGACGGTGGGGGTGACCGTCACCCAACTCGGGGCGGCACCCACCGAGCTTGAGACCCAGGTAACCCGTAGAGTCGAGCAGGCGGTCTCCAGCATCGGCAATATCCGCCACATCTATTCGACCGTCCGCGACGGCAGCTCGTTTACGCGCGTCGAATTCAACCTGGGCACCAACCTCGATCGCGCCACCAACGACACCCGCGACGCGATTACCAAGATCCGCGCCCAACTGCCCCAGGGTATCGACGAGCCGGTGATTCAGCGCTTCGACGACGGCGGCTGGCCGTTTATCGGCTATACGATCTCCTCCGATCGCCGTGCGCCGGTGGAACTGAGCTGGCTGGCCGAAAACCGGATCGCCCGCGAATTGCTCACAGTGCCGGGGGTCTCCCAGGTTCTTTACTTCGGCTCCAAGCGCGAAATTCGCATCGACCTCAATCCGGTGCGCCTCAAGGCTTTGGGGATCACCGCCGATCAGGTCCACGCCCAGATCCGCGCCCTCAATATTGATCTTCCCGGCGGCCGGGGGGAGGTGGGTACCACCGAGCAGGCCATCCGCACCCTGGGCAGCGCCGCCACGGTCGAAAATTTGCGCTCGGTGCGCATCGCCCTACCGGATGGGCGCCATGCCAACCTCGAAAGCCTCGGCACCGTCACCGACGGCACCGCCGACCAGCGCTGGCTCGCCTACTACGACAGCCGCCCCGCCGTGGTCTTCCAGGTCGTGCGCGCGAGCGGCACCAACCTGGTGGGCGTCGAGGAGGCGGTGCAGGCAAAGGTCAAGGAGATCCAACAATCCCTTCCCGATGACATCAAGTTGCAGCTGCTGTGGACGACCGGCGATTTTGTGCGCGAGTCCTACGACGCCTCGGTGGAGGCGGTGCTGTTGGGGGCGGGCCTCGCGGTGGTGGTCATCTGGCTGTTCTTGCGCGACTGGCGCGCGACCCTGATTGCCGGACTGGCTATCCCCCTTTCGGTAATCCCGACTTTCGCGGTGATGCGCATGGCGGGTTTCACCCTCAACAACATGACGATGCTGGCCCTGGCTCTGGTGATCGGCATTCTGGTCGACGACGCCATCGTCGAACTCGAAAACATCTCGCGCCACATCGGCATGGGCAAGTCGCCCTACCAGGCCGCCGTCGAGGCCGCCGATGAAATTGGCCTCGCGGTGGTGGCGACCACGATGACGATTGTGGCGGTGTTTTTGCCGGTGGCCTTCATGGAGGGCATCCAGGGCCAGTACTTTCGGCAGTTCGGCTGGACGGTGGCGGCGGCGGTGCTCTTTTCGCTGGTGGTGGCGCGCATGCTCACCCCACTGATGGCGGCGTACCTGCTGAAACCCCACACCCACGCCCCCGGCCGGTCGCTCTTGACGCGCCTCTACGAAGGCGTGCTGGGTTGGTCGCTCGCCCACCGCCGGATCGCGCTGCTGCTGGCCGGGGCCTTCTTCGCCGGTAGTCTGGCACTCATTCCTCTGCTGCCCACTTCGTTTATCGGGCCGATCGACCGGGGCCAGAGCAGCCTCGAAGTCGAACTGCCCCCCGGATCGAGCATCGAGACCACCCGCAAGGCGATGTTGCAATTGGGGTCGCTGGTGCAGGGACACCCGGCGGTGGAACACGTCTACGCGCGGGCAGGCTCGATCGACTCCAGTTCGACCCCCAACACCGGCAGACTGGTGATCACCCTCAAGCCCAGAGACAAGCGCCGCCAGACCCAGCAGCAGTTCGAAGCCGAGATGCGGCCCATCCTCAATCAGGTGCCCGGGGTACGCCTTTCCTTCAGCGGCTGGGGCGGTAAGAACGTCCAGATTGTCCTGAGCGGCGACAACACCGTCGAACTGGAGCGCGCCGCCCGAGACCTCACCGACCAGATGCGCGGCCTGCCGGAACTGGTCGATGTCAATTCCACCGCGGCGATTCTGCGCCCCGAGATTCAGGTCAGACCGCTACTGGACCGCGCCGCCGAGCAGGGGGTCTCCGTTGCCGCTATCGCCCGCACCGCCCAGATTGCCACCTTGGGCGACAGCGAGGCCAACCTGGCCAAATTCACGTTGCCCTCCCGCCAGATCAACATCCGCGTCCAGCTCGACCCGACTTTTCGCACCGATTTCGACACGATCGGCGATTTGCAGGTGATGGGCAACGGCGGAGCGCTGGTTCCCCTCAAGTCGGTGGCCCAACTGGCGATGGGCAGCGGCGCGATGCAAATCGAGCGCTACGACCGCGCCCGCCAGGTGACCATCGGGGCGAATCTGGCCCCGGGCGTCAATCTGGGTCCGGCCTTGCAAAAAGTGCACGAACTGCCGGTCCTGCGCAATCTGCCTGCGAGCGTCAGCGAAAAACTGGCCGGGGAAGCCGAGAACCAGCGCGATGTGTTCAACGGTTTCGGCGGAGCGATTGCCGCTGCCATCCTGCTTATCTACGCAGTGCTGGCGCTGCTCTTTGGCGGCTTCTTGCACCCGCTGACGATCATGATGTCCTTGCCGCTGTCGCTGGGCGGGGCGCTGGTCGGCCTACTGGTCTTCCAAAAATCCCTGGGTCTCTACACCCTCATCGGCATCGTCATGCTGATGGGCCTGGTGTGCAAGAACGCCATCTTGCTGGTCGAGTACTGTCTGGTGGCGATGCAGGCGGGCCGGCCGCGCACCGAGGCGATTTTGCAGGCGGGTGAGGCGCGCATGCGGCCCATCTTGATGACGACCGTGGCGATGATCGCGGGCATGCTGCCGATTGCCCTGGGGATCGGTGCGGGCTCCGAGGCGCGCTCTCCCATGGCCGTGGCCGTGGTGGGCGGGTTGCTCACCTCCACGGCCTTGACGCTGGTGGTTGTCCCGGTTGTCTTTACGTTTGTCGATGATCTGCAAAGCTGGTTCTGGCGGCTTGTCCAGCCACGCACCAAAATCGCACCGGTTCCGGCGGCGCTCGAAGTTCCTCCGGCGATGGCTACGCCGCAGGAGTAA
- a CDS encoding DUF4351 domain-containing protein yields the protein MRESVIYQRILREGEIDGMQKLLLRLLTHRFGQISSEVINQTEAIF from the coding sequence ATGCGTGAATCTGTAATTTACCAACGCATTCTGCGCGAAGGTGAAATCGATGGTATGCAAAAGCTTCTACTCAGGCTGTTGACACACCGGTTCGGCCAGATTTCCTCCGAGGTTATCAATCAAACTGAAGCGATCTTCTAA
- a CDS encoding AsmA family protein: MTVSSGRAGGRIPRWAIISLAATVGLVGAGVTALALVPLFVDSDGLRKPLEEAIAQTLRRRVRLGKLQVQTLGGIGLRADRVELFNLRGSEKQLDARSVFVEVDLWPLLSRQVVLKRLEFERLDLALQRNPAGQWNVADLLTAQGPDGPGQTGYSGPAVSLVDSTVRVTDQTQNPPRQLRLSNVAFDLRPQNPYDLDITFKGDLGEKTPLAVAGTIELPKGDPAAAWGGELRLQTQQLAADQVVGLLGQPALAGLKGLFDLDVRWELSQDQLEGKVKAQALAWLWPEVWGKTAWKARSVDLDGDLTFGPQQVAVERLQLKLPELTADAKGTLPRFFNQPGQALDLNVKTGEFDPFTARRSLPVAALPTSLLPWIAQSTGSGKIATDLAILGTVAQPLVTGRVDLKGLTLRNPRLPQPLESLNGTVLLGANRVQFQALKGSIGPSPFELTGAIDGYRTGKTQPQLIFKSPSLDLGVARSILTSELVASRALDNVTSLGGRAAVDLRIRGAQPEGRVEFQGARVGLSGLKKPVEDLRGTVQLGPQGNRFENLSGRLAGSDIRVGGSLGPTGALQVAGTGTLNFPQVFALLGSPPPIQAKGAVPMEFTAGGTTNKLDFTGNLDLAKLDELKFNNLNLTPAQRLVLRGTYTPAQLTFANTRLALAGLVLDGGGTVRQPGTPAQSLDLRARTPQPLNLTNITKLVPQVADLGVSAGRAGLDLSLKGPASSAAFQAALKLQGVAIPGLLGGISGLSGPVNVAGDQASTPGLTFQTPEGRGQLKGTVRNFKDPNFTFDARLARLNIDRLLASASGGDKKEGSSGGADLNSLRGQGQLAIDQGVVSRLTFQQLRTKVQLNRGVLVLNDFGLNTAGGRMGGDLRTDLKTQAVQGNLNLRDAEANTLARQLIDFPPNQIFGRTDMDFTFQAKGGNQNQFLQSLNGQGSMNVTNGRLATLNLMGPILGVAEGLGSGQGFSLDTLLLSVGRLNTGKFQRLGGNFRVQNGVARTDNFVYTGSALNMQADGTLRLVDEVANLQVRGSFTQNPLGAVSMDGDRLLGNLLGRILKLPQQQPRNFSFQVRGPINQLGSVRNVRLQPGRG; encoded by the coding sequence ATGACAGTTTCCAGCGGCAGAGCCGGGGGCAGGATCCCCCGTTGGGCAATCATTTCCCTTGCAGCCACGGTCGGTCTGGTGGGAGCGGGCGTGACCGCTCTGGCGCTCGTTCCGCTGTTTGTCGACAGCGACGGTCTGCGCAAACCCCTCGAAGAGGCTATCGCCCAGACCTTGCGCCGTCGGGTCAGGCTCGGCAAATTGCAGGTGCAAACCCTGGGAGGCATCGGCCTGCGGGCGGACCGGGTAGAACTGTTCAATCTGCGCGGCAGCGAGAAGCAACTGGATGCGCGCAGCGTTTTTGTGGAAGTCGATCTCTGGCCGCTTCTGTCGCGCCAGGTCGTCCTCAAGCGTCTCGAATTCGAAAGGCTCGATCTGGCATTGCAGCGCAACCCGGCGGGCCAATGGAACGTTGCGGATCTTTTGACGGCGCAGGGTCCGGACGGGCCGGGGCAAACCGGCTACAGCGGTCCGGCGGTCAGTCTGGTCGACAGCACCGTGCGCGTCACCGACCAGACCCAGAATCCCCCGCGGCAATTGCGTCTGAGCAATGTCGCTTTCGATTTGCGACCCCAAAATCCCTACGACCTCGATATCACTTTCAAAGGCGATCTGGGCGAGAAGACGCCCCTGGCCGTGGCCGGAACGATCGAACTCCCGAAGGGCGATCCCGCCGCTGCCTGGGGGGGTGAACTGCGCCTGCAGACGCAGCAACTGGCGGCAGATCAGGTGGTAGGGCTCCTGGGACAGCCGGCGCTTGCGGGCCTCAAGGGACTTTTCGACCTCGATGTGCGCTGGGAACTGAGTCAAGATCAGCTCGAAGGCAAGGTGAAGGCGCAGGCGCTCGCATGGCTGTGGCCGGAAGTCTGGGGCAAGACGGCCTGGAAGGCCCGGAGTGTGGATCTCGATGGCGATCTGACGTTTGGCCCCCAGCAAGTGGCGGTCGAGCGGCTGCAATTGAAACTGCCCGAACTGACGGCGGACGCCAAAGGCACGCTGCCGCGCTTTTTCAACCAACCGGGCCAGGCGCTGGATTTAAATGTGAAAACGGGCGAGTTCGACCCGTTTACAGCCCGCCGCAGCCTGCCTGTAGCAGCCCTGCCCACGTCGTTGCTGCCGTGGATTGCCCAAAGTACCGGCAGTGGGAAGATAGCGACGGATCTGGCCATCCTGGGCACCGTTGCACAGCCGCTGGTCACCGGGCGGGTGGATCTCAAGGGACTCACCCTGCGCAACCCCCGGCTTCCCCAACCGCTCGAAAGCCTGAACGGCACCGTCCTGCTCGGGGCCAACCGGGTGCAATTTCAAGCTCTCAAAGGCAGTATCGGCCCTTCGCCCTTTGAGCTGACCGGCGCTATCGACGGCTATCGCACCGGCAAAACCCAACCCCAACTTATTTTCAAAAGCCCGAGCCTCGATCTGGGGGTGGCGCGGTCGATCCTCACTTCGGAGTTAGTGGCTAGCCGCGCCCTCGACAATGTCACCAGCCTCGGGGGCCGTGCCGCCGTGGATCTGCGTATCCGGGGCGCTCAGCCGGAGGGTCGTGTTGAGTTTCAAGGGGCGCGGGTGGGGCTGAGCGGGCTCAAAAAACCCGTCGAAGATCTACGCGGCACCGTGCAGCTTGGCCCGCAGGGAAACCGCTTCGAGAACCTCAGCGGACGGCTTGCCGGGTCGGACATCCGTGTCGGCGGCAGCCTCGGCCCGACGGGGGCGCTGCAAGTAGCGGGCACAGGCACGCTCAACTTCCCCCAGGTCTTTGCACTGCTGGGATCACCGCCTCCCATCCAGGCGAAAGGTGCCGTACCTATGGAATTTACGGCGGGCGGCACCACGAACAAACTCGATTTCACCGGCAATCTGGATCTAGCCAAGCTCGATGAACTCAAATTCAACAATCTCAATCTCACTCCCGCCCAGCGGCTGGTGCTGAGGGGCACCTATACCCCCGCCCAACTCACCTTCGCCAACACCCGCCTGGCCCTGGCGGGGCTGGTGCTCGACGGCGGCGGCACCGTCCGCCAACCCGGCACCCCGGCGCAAAGTCTGGATCTGCGGGCGCGCACCCCCCAGCCTCTGAACCTGACCAACATCACAAAGCTGGTGCCCCAGGTAGCGGATCTGGGCGTGAGTGCCGGCCGGGCCGGGCTGGATCTGAGTTTGAAAGGCCCGGCCAGCTCGGCAGCCTTCCAGGCGGCCCTGAAGTTGCAGGGCGTGGCGATCCCTGGCCTGCTGGGAGGGATCAGCGGCCTTTCCGGGCCGGTGAATGTCGCGGGCGATCAAGCGAGCACCCCGGGGCTCACCTTCCAGACCCCGGAGGGCCGGGGTCAGCTCAAAGGCACTGTCCGCAACTTCAAAGACCCCAATTTCACCTTCGATGCCCGCCTTGCCCGGCTCAACATCGACCGGCTGCTGGCGAGCGCTTCCGGGGGTGACAAAAAGGAAGGATCCTCCGGCGGAGCGGATCTCAACTCCCTGCGCGGCCAGGGCCAACTGGCCATCGACCAGGGGGTGGTCAGCCGCCTCACCTTCCAGCAGCTGCGCACCAAAGTCCAGCTCAACCGGGGGGTGCTGGTCCTGAACGACTTTGGGCTCAACACGGCCGGGGGCCGCATGGGGGGCGATCTGCGCACGGATCTCAAAACCCAGGCGGTGCAGGGCAACCTCAACCTGCGCGATGCTGAGGCGAATACCCTTGCCCGCCAACTCATCGACTTTCCGCCCAACCAGATCTTCGGCCGCACCGACATGGACTTCACCTTCCAGGCCAAAGGCGGCAATCAAAATCAATTCCTCCAGTCGCTGAACGGGCAGGGATCGATGAATGTCACCAACGGGCGGCTGGCCACACTCAATCTGATGGGGCCCATCCTGGGGGTGGCCGAGGGGCTGGGAAGCGGCCAGGGCTTCAGTCTCGATACGCTGCTGCTGTCGGTCGGCCGGCTCAACACCGGCAAATTCCAGCGCCTGGGTGGTAACTTCAGGGTGCAAAACGGCGTGGCGCGCACCGACAACTTCGTCTACACCGGCTCTGCGCTCAACATGCAGGCGGACGGCACCCTGCGCCTGGTCGACGAGGTGGCCAACCTGCAGGTGCGCGGCAGCTTCACCCAGAACCCCCTCGGGGCGGTGTCGATGGACGGCGACCGCCTGCTGGGCAATCTGCTCGGCCGCATCTTGAAACTTCCCCAACAGCAGCCGCGCAACTTCTCCTTCCAGGTGCGTGGCCCCATCAACCAGTTGGGTTCGGTACGCAATGTGCGGCTGCAGCCCGGCCGGGGCTAA
- a CDS encoding acyl-CoA thioesterase → MMFEDVAIALPVRPNDLDSFGHVNYATVLEYMEAGRWAWLSHHHKMEQASSVLPVVSRLEIAYHREIRMEQVQVNTHLEPGEESPYYVFFKQTVGVVREGRPITAVEARVRMVFMDAVKRTLTTKQAFLDSKDS, encoded by the coding sequence CGGTGCGTCCAAACGATCTCGACAGTTTTGGTCACGTCAACTACGCCACGGTGTTGGAGTACATGGAGGCGGGCCGCTGGGCGTGGCTGTCGCACCACCACAAGATGGAGCAGGCAAGCAGCGTGCTGCCGGTGGTCTCGCGCCTGGAAATCGCCTACCACCGCGAGATCCGCATGGAACAGGTGCAGGTGAACACCCACCTGGAGCCGGGGGAAGAGTCGCCCTACTACGTGTTTTTCAAGCAGACAGTGGGAGTTGTGCGCGAAGGCAGGCCGATTACTGCGGTCGAAGCGCGCGTGCGCATGGTCTTCATGGACGCCGTCAAGCGCACCCTCACCACCAAGCAGGCGTTTCTCGACAGCAAAGACAGTTAA